The Bacillus sp. F19 DNA segment TTTTCGTGTTTGTTACGAATAGATCGTCACCAACTAATTGAACTTTATCGCCAAGGCGCTCAGTTAATAGTTTGTGGCCTTCCCAGTCGTTTTCATCTAAGCCGTCTTCGATTGAGATGATTGGGTATTTAGAAACTAAATCTTCGTAGAAATCTACCATTTCGGCAGATGTTTTTACAACACCTTCGCCTGATAAGTGGTATTTTCCATCTTCTTTATTGAAGATCTCAGAAGCAGCAACGTCCATTGCAAGCTTCACTTGCTCGCCTGGTTTGTAGCCAGCTTTTTCGATTGCTTCAATGATTGTTTGAAGAGCTTCTTCGTTTGATCCAAGGTTTGGAGCGAATCCGCCTTCGTCACCTACAGCTGTGTTAAGGCCTTTGCCTTGAAGAACTGATTTCAGGCTGTGGAAGATTTCAGCACCCATGCGAAGTGCTTCGTGGAAATCTTCAGCTCCAACCGGCATTACCATGAATTCTTGAATGTCAACGTTGTTATCAGCATGCTCTCCGCCGTTGATGATGTTCATCATTGGTACTGGCAATGTTTTAGCGTTGAATCCGCCAAGGTATTGGTAAAGTGGAAGGCCTAAGAATTCAGCTGCTGCACGAGCCGCTGCCATAGATACACCAAGGATTGCGTTTGCACCTAATTTACCTTTGTTTTCCATACCGTCAAGTTCGATTAGAAGATGATCGATTGCAACTTGCTCAGTTACGTCGAAACCTAATAATTCAGGAGCGATTACTTCGTTTACGTTTTTAACAGCGTTCAATACGCCTTTTCCAAGGTAACGGGATTTGTCGCCGTCACGTAATTCTACTGCTTCATATTCACCAGTAGATGCGCCAGATGGAACCAATGCACGTCCCATAGCACCTGTTTCTGTGTGTACTTCTACTTCAACTGTAGGGTTACCGCGTGAGTCTAATACTTCGCGAGCAAATACATCAACAATGTATGGCATAATTTATTTCTCTCCTTTTAATTGGTTATTTTTTAATTAATGATTTACCTGTCATTTCTTTCGGAAGGTCTACTCCAAGCAAGTCAAGCACGGTTGGCGCTAAATCACCAAGAATTCCATCTTCTCTTAAGCCTGCAACTTCCTTTGTTACAATTACAGGAACTGGATTAGTTGTATGTGCTGTCATTGGTGTACCCTCTAGAGTTGTCACTTCATCAGCATTTCCATGGTCCGCTGTAATTATAGCCGTTCCGCCTTTAGCAAGAATTGCATCAACAATTTTGCCAAGACATTCATCAACTGTTTCTATTGCTTTAATAGTCGGTTCAAGCATGCCTGAATGTCCAACCATATCCGGGTTGGCGAAATTCAGGATAATCGCGTTATGCTTGTCAGCTTCGATTTCGCCAAGTAACGCGTCCGTTACTTCGTAGGCGCTCATCTCAGGCTTCAAATCATAAGTTGCGACTTTTGGTGAATCGATTAGAATGCGTTCTTCACCTGGGAATTCTGCTTCACGTCCGCCGCTCATGAAAAAAGTTACGTGAGGGTATTTTTCCGTTTCAGCAATCCGAAGCTGGGTTAACCCGTTTTGCGATAGAACTTCACCTAGTGTGTTATCTAAGTTCGTTGCTTTAAAAGCAACATACCCGTCTACTGTTTCACTAAAATGAGTCAAACATACAAAATGCAGGTTTTTCGGATGCTTTGGTCCACGGTCAAATGAACGGAAGTCTTCGTTTGTAAATGTGTTCGAAATCTGAATCGCGCGATCCGGGCGGAAGTTATAGAAAATAACCGCATCGTTCTCGCTGATAGTTGCAACAGGAGAGCCGTCTTCTTTAGTCATAACTGAAGGAAGAACAAACTCGTCGTGGATTCCATTTTTATATGAATCTTCCACTAAGTCAAGCGGATTCGTATAAGTTGGGCCCTCGCCGTATACCATTGCGCGGTACGCTTTCTCAACACGATCCCAGCGCTTGTCGCGGTCCATGGAATAATAACGGCCTGAGAGGGTTGCAATTGCACCAACACCATACTCTTCAATCTTTTCGTTTAATTGCTTAATATAGCCTTCTGCTGTTTGCGGGCCAACATCACGGCCGTCAAGGAAGCCATGGATGTAAACATTCTTGACGCCTTCTTCTTTTGCCAGTCTCAGCAAAGCGAAAAGGTGGTCAATGTGGCTATGAACGCCTCCATCAGACAGCAATCCAAAGATGTGAAGGTTTGTGCCGTTTTCTTTAACGTGATTCATTGCTGAAATGAAGGTTTCATTTTTTTCAAATTGACCTTCACGAATGGCTACGTTCACACGCGTTAAGCTTTGGTATACGATACGTCCGGCACCGATGTTCAAATGTCCTACCTCTGAATTACCCATCTGGCCTTCAGGCAAACCGACGGCTTCGCCGCTTGCCGTTAAAGTAGCATGAGGATACTGATTCCAGTATCGGTCAAAGTTTGGTTTTTTTGCATGAATAACCGCATTACCCTTCTCTTCGCTGCGAAGTGCAAACCCGTCAAGGATAATTAAGGCTACCTGTTTCTTACTCATGTTGTCCTGCCTCCAAAAGCTGTAAGAAAGATTGCGGCTCAAGACTTGCTCCGCCGACTAAAGCGCCGTCGATGTCAGACTCTGCCATGTATTCTTTTATGTTTTCAGGCTTTACGCTGCCGCCGTATTGAATACGTACTGCTTCAGCCACTTCTTTAGAGAACTGCTCTGCCACAACTGAACGGATGTGTGAACAAACGTCATTTGCATCTTTTGCAGAAGAAGATTTGCCCGTACCGATTGCCCAGATTGGCTCATATGCAATGACAACTTCTTTTAATTGCTCGTCTGTTAAACCAGCAAGTGCTTTTGTTACTTGAACTCCTACAAGATCGTTTGTTTTGCCTGCTTCACGCTCTTCAAGCGTTTCGCCGCAGCATACGATCGGCACAAGACCATGCTTGAAAGCAGCAGCCGTCTTTTTGTTTACTGTTTCATCTGTTTCAGCAAACATTTCGCGGCGCTCTGAGTGACCAAGGATCACGTAGCTTACGCCTAAGTCTTTAAGTGCGACAGGGCTTGTTTCGCCTGTAAATGCACCATTTTCTTCGAAATGCATGTTTTGGGCACCGATTTTCACATCAGTTCCTTTAGAAGCCTCTACAAGGCGGTCTAAAAAGAGTGCAGGTGCACAAACTACAGATTCAATTTTGTCAGCAGAAGGAACTAAGCCTTTTACTTCCTCAATGAATGCTGCTGCTTCTCCCATTACTTTGTTCATTTTCCAGTTACCAGCGATAATTGGCTTTCTCATCACGCACACCGTCCTTAACAAACAAGAATTTATTTATCGTTTAATGCGACAACTCCTGGAAGCTCTTTGCCTTCCATGAATTCAAGAGATGCTCCGCCGCCTGTTGAAATGTGATCCATTTTGTCTGCCATGTTGAATTTCTCAACTGCAGCAGCAGAATCTCCGCCGCCTATAACTGTGTATGTATCTTTTGCTTCTGAAAGTGCTACAGCCACAGACTTTGTACCTTCTGCAAATGCATCTAATTCAAATACGCCAAGCGGTCCGTTCCAGATCACAAGCTTTGAATTCCTGATAACATCAGCATAGATTTCGCGGGATTTTGGTCCAGCATCTAAGCCTTCCCAATCACTTGGAATGCTGTCGATCGGCACAACTTTAATGTTTGCATCGTTTGAAAAATCATCCGCTACAACTACGTCAACTGGCATGTAGAAGTTAACGCCGTTCTTTTTCGCCTTTTCCATGAAGGATTTAGCAAGCTCAACTTTATCTTCTTCAAGAAGAGATTTCCCTACCTCGTGGCCCATTGCTTTAATGAATGTATAAGCAAGTCCGCCGCCGATGATCAAGTTATCCACTTTATCTAAGAGGTGATCAATTACACCGATTTTGTCTTTTACTTTAGCTCCGCCGATAATTGCTGTAAACGGACGCTCAGGGTTTGATAATGCTTTGCCCAATACTTCTAATTCTTTTTCCAATAGGAATCCTGCAACTGCCGGAATGTGGTCTGCAATGCCTGCTGTAGAAGCATGTGCACGGTGTGCTGCTCCGAAAGCGTCATTTACATAGACATCAGCAAGCTCAGCAAATGCTTTTGCAAGCTCAGGATCATTCTTCTCTTCACCAGGGTAGAAACGAACGTTTTCTAATAGGAGTACGTCGCCTTCCTGCATTTTAGAGATTTCAGCTTTTACAGAGTCGCCATATGCTTCGTCTGCTTTCGCTACATTTTTGCCAAGTAATTCTTGAAGACGCTCTGCAACTGCGTTTAAACGAAGCTCCTCAACAACTTGTCCTTTTGGACGGCCTAAATGGCTTGCTAATAGAACTTTTGCACCTTGCTCTGTTAAGTACTGAATAGTTGGTAAAGCTGCGCGAATGCGTGTGTCATCTGTTACTTTGCCATCTTTCATCGGCACGTTGAAATCTACACGGCAGAAGACAACTTTCCCTTTAACCTCGATGTCTTTTACTGACTTTTTGTTCATCTTCAGGAATTCCTCCTTTAATTGGAATGGTTTGGAATACAAAGCAAAAGGGAGGGGGCCTGCATTCCCCTTCCCCTTTGCATTCATTATAACCTTAGTTTTGGTTTGAATCCAAGCCTCAGCAGACTTAAGGATTAAAGACCTTTAGAAGCGATGTAATCAACTAGGTCTACTACACGGTTAGAGTAGCCAGACTCATTGTCATACCAAGAGATTACTTTTACCATGCTATCTTCCATAACCATTGTTGATAAAGCATCGATTGTAGAAGAAGCTGGGTCGCCATTGTAGTCGCCAGAAACTAATGGCTCTTCGCTGTAGTTAAGAATTCCTTTTAATGCGCCTTCAGAAGCTTCTTTGAATGCTGCATTTACTTCTTCAGCTGTTACGTTAGTGTCAAGCTCAGCAACTAAGTCTACTAAAGAAACGTTTGGAGTTGGAACACGCATAGCTCCGCCGTTTAATTTACCTTTAAGCTCAGGCAATACTAGAGAAACTGCTTTAGCTGCTCCAGTTGAAGTAGGGATGATGTTTTCAGCTGCTGCACGGGCACGACGGTAGTCTTTATGCGGCAAGTCAAGAATTTGCTGATCGTTTGTGTATGAGTGAACAGTTGTCATCATACCGCGTTTGATGCCGAATTTGTCGTTAAGAACTTTAGCGAATGGCGCTAAGCAGTTAGTAGTACAAGATGCATTAGAGATTACATCATGGCTTGCAGCGTCATATTTGTCATGGTTAACACCCATAACGATTGTGATGTCTTCATCTGTTGCAGGAGCAGAGATGATTACTTTTTTAGCGCCAGCTTCTAAGTGCTTCGCAGCGTCTGCACGCTTAGTGAAGAAACCAGTTGATTCAACAACTACTTCTACTCCGCGCTCGCCCCAAGATAATTTCGCAGGATCGCGCTCTGCTGATACTTGGATTGTTTTGCCGTCAACAATAAGGTTGTTTCCGTCTACTTTCACGTCGGCATCTAATCTGCCATGAATTGAGTCATATTTTAAAAGGTGAGCAAGCATGTTAGCGTCTGTTAAGTCGTTAACCGCTACAACGTCCACATTAGGATTTTTAAGTGCTGCACGGAATACGTTACGTCCGATACGTCCAAAACCGTTAATACCAATTTTTACTGCCATGATTGAAATTTCCTCCTTTAAATAAGTGAGAGATTTTTTTTGTAGCTATATAATTAGAGATTAAGATCCCTTATTAACTCTTTCGCGGCCCCTTCATCCGTTATAAGAATGGAATCGGCTGCCTGCCTCAGGTATGCCCGGATGGCTTTTGCTTTTGAAGCTCCGCCTGCCACTGCAATAACATCCTGAATCTTTTCTAAGTCGTTAAGCTGCATCCCTACTGTCTGCACCTTGTGAACGACTTCTCCTTCTTGATTGAAATAATACCCGAACGCTTCTGCTACCGCCTGACCCTGCTCTATCTTTATGTAGTCTTCTGGCAGTGTTTTCCGGCGTTCCGCCATTGTCTTAGCGTCTCCTATTCCATGAACAACCATACTTGAGGATTTAATGAGCATAAGCAGATCTTTAATTGACGGTTCTTCAATAATAGAGAGATAGGCTTCCTTGCTTAACTGATCTGGAACGTGCAGAAGACGGTAGTTTCCCATCGCCCTCTCAGCCATTTTTGCGCAGATTGTGTTGGCCTGGTTTTCTACATTTTCTCCAAGGCCGCCTCTGGCAGGTACATACAGCTGTTCGCGATTTTTACTGTCCGGCGTCATCATTTCAGCGACAGCGGCAATGGTTGTTCCTCCAGTGACAGCGACGATATTTCCCCCTGTAAGCCGCTCTTTTATGCATGCGACACAGGCTCTGCCCATTTCTTTCTTAACCCATGAGAACTGATCGCTGTCTCCGGATACGACGATGACGTTTTTAAGATTTAAACGTTCCTTTAATGTATTTTCCAAAAACGTTAAACCTAAAACATCTTTCATCGTTTCTTCGAGAATACTTAACAGAGATGATCCTTCCTTCGTTAACATCATGCCGGAGGAAAAAATATCGATCAAATTTTGATCTTTCAAAAATTGAACTTCCCCTCTTAAAACCCGCTCACTGATCCCGAGACTAGATGAAAGACTTCGACGTCCGATTGGCTGCATTAGTCGTATATACTGAAGGATCTGATAACGTTTTTGCATAACTTGAAGCAGATCAGGCAATAATTTTTTTTGGACTTCTATAATTGACCTCATGTACAAATTCCCTTTCAAGAACATACGGGACGAAAAGTGTCCCTCTATGACGTAATATGTCCCACTAACCTAAAAAAAATCATCCCTGCTATATTTTCATTTTAGCAGGGTGAAAATGCTTATTCAACTATTCTTTCTTGCTTTTTATCAAGTAACCGCTTTCTTATAAAATCTTTTTTAATTTTGCCGTATCCAAGCACCAAACCTCCATATTCAACGACAGGAATCATGAGCTGATACTTTTCAAGCAGGGCATCATCATTGTAAATATCAACAACTTCTATTTCTATATTCATGTCGTTTTTCAGTTTTTCAAGTTCCTCTAAAGCTTCAACACAGAGAGGACAGCTGTTTCTTGAATACATTTTTAAAAGCATTATTTTTACACATCCTAATATCGTTTTCT contains these protein-coding regions:
- a CDS encoding glutaredoxin family protein, with the protein product MLLKMYSRNSCPLCVEALEELEKLKNDMNIEIEVVDIYNDDALLEKYQLMIPVVEYGGLVLGYGKIKKDFIRKRLLDKKQERIVE
- the gap gene encoding type I glyceraldehyde-3-phosphate dehydrogenase yields the protein MAVKIGINGFGRIGRNVFRAALKNPNVDVVAVNDLTDANMLAHLLKYDSIHGRLDADVKVDGNNLIVDGKTIQVSAERDPAKLSWGERGVEVVVESTGFFTKRADAAKHLEAGAKKVIISAPATDEDITIVMGVNHDKYDAASHDVISNASCTTNCLAPFAKVLNDKFGIKRGMMTTVHSYTNDQQILDLPHKDYRRARAAAENIIPTSTGAAKAVSLVLPELKGKLNGGAMRVPTPNVSLVDLVAELDTNVTAEEVNAAFKEASEGALKGILNYSEEPLVSGDYNGDPASSTIDALSTMVMEDSMVKVISWYDNESGYSNRVVDLVDYIASKGL
- the tpiA gene encoding triose-phosphate isomerase, encoding MRKPIIAGNWKMNKVMGEAAAFIEEVKGLVPSADKIESVVCAPALFLDRLVEASKGTDVKIGAQNMHFEENGAFTGETSPVALKDLGVSYVILGHSERREMFAETDETVNKKTAAAFKHGLVPIVCCGETLEEREAGKTNDLVGVQVTKALAGLTDEQLKEVVIAYEPIWAIGTGKSSSAKDANDVCSHIRSVVAEQFSKEVAEAVRIQYGGSVKPENIKEYMAESDIDGALVGGASLEPQSFLQLLEAGQHE
- a CDS encoding phosphoglycerate kinase; this encodes MNKKSVKDIEVKGKVVFCRVDFNVPMKDGKVTDDTRIRAALPTIQYLTEQGAKVLLASHLGRPKGQVVEELRLNAVAERLQELLGKNVAKADEAYGDSVKAEISKMQEGDVLLLENVRFYPGEEKNDPELAKAFAELADVYVNDAFGAAHRAHASTAGIADHIPAVAGFLLEKELEVLGKALSNPERPFTAIIGGAKVKDKIGVIDHLLDKVDNLIIGGGLAYTFIKAMGHEVGKSLLEEDKVELAKSFMEKAKKNGVNFYMPVDVVVADDFSNDANIKVVPIDSIPSDWEGLDAGPKSREIYADVIRNSKLVIWNGPLGVFELDAFAEGTKSVAVALSEAKDTYTVIGGGDSAAAVEKFNMADKMDHISTGGGASLEFMEGKELPGVVALNDK
- the eno gene encoding phosphopyruvate hydratase, whose product is MPYIVDVFAREVLDSRGNPTVEVEVHTETGAMGRALVPSGASTGEYEAVELRDGDKSRYLGKGVLNAVKNVNEVIAPELLGFDVTEQVAIDHLLIELDGMENKGKLGANAILGVSMAAARAAAEFLGLPLYQYLGGFNAKTLPVPMMNIINGGEHADNNVDIQEFMVMPVGAEDFHEALRMGAEIFHSLKSVLQGKGLNTAVGDEGGFAPNLGSNEEALQTIIEAIEKAGYKPGEQVKLAMDVAASEIFNKEDGKYHLSGEGVVKTSAEMVDFYEDLVSKYPIISIEDGLDENDWEGHKLLTERLGDKVQLVGDDLFVTNTKKLSEGIEKGISNSILIKVNQIGTLTETFDAIEMAKRAGYTAVISHRSGETEDSTIADIAVATNAGQIKTGAPSRTDRVAKYNQLLRIEDQLGDTARYDGIHTFYNLRK
- the gpmI gene encoding 2,3-bisphosphoglycerate-independent phosphoglycerate mutase yields the protein MSKKQVALIILDGFALRSEEKGNAVIHAKKPNFDRYWNQYPHATLTASGEAVGLPEGQMGNSEVGHLNIGAGRIVYQSLTRVNVAIREGQFEKNETFISAMNHVKENGTNLHIFGLLSDGGVHSHIDHLFALLRLAKEEGVKNVYIHGFLDGRDVGPQTAEGYIKQLNEKIEEYGVGAIATLSGRYYSMDRDKRWDRVEKAYRAMVYGEGPTYTNPLDLVEDSYKNGIHDEFVLPSVMTKEDGSPVATISENDAVIFYNFRPDRAIQISNTFTNEDFRSFDRGPKHPKNLHFVCLTHFSETVDGYVAFKATNLDNTLGEVLSQNGLTQLRIAETEKYPHVTFFMSGGREAEFPGEERILIDSPKVATYDLKPEMSAYEVTDALLGEIEADKHNAIILNFANPDMVGHSGMLEPTIKAIETVDECLGKIVDAILAKGGTAIITADHGNADEVTTLEGTPMTAHTTNPVPVIVTKEVAGLREDGILGDLAPTVLDLLGVDLPKEMTGKSLIKK